A window of Carassius gibelio isolate Cgi1373 ecotype wild population from Czech Republic chromosome A3, carGib1.2-hapl.c, whole genome shotgun sequence genomic DNA:
TTTTGTAGACTTCACAGTGGCTCGCCGCGGTCAGATTGTACAGCTCAGCACTTGCCACGTTTCTCCGGGCTGGTGAGGACTCGCCCCATTGAAGGAAACACTGAGAGCAGATGGGCTTTCAGCACAGAGACTGCAGGCCTGGTGTGATGACACAATGTGTTGGTTAAAGCACACAAGTGCTCAGCCGACACTGGCCAAGTCAAGCTGCTAAAAATACCGCCCTGTAATGTTGAACTCGACAGAAGGGTAACGGAGAGGTGTGCCGTTTAAAGGGTGAACTGTGAACTATGTGGGGTTTTCAACTGCTAATGTGATCAAATATGATAAAGGCCTAGTATAAAACAGACAGGAATAGACACCTAGTACAATatcaaaaaaagtaataaaaaataaacatgtaaatgaAACAAGTTATAAGTAAGTATTATTACAAAtgttaaaaataggaaagtaaaTCTCTTTATTTTGGATTTGTAAGACGCTTAATATAAAAGTGTCTGCAGAATgaaaacatatataaacaaatgaatgaatgaataaagtaatcataaaaatgtattactatatatatctatataaaaggCATATGTGGATgccaaaactacagtaaaaaattattgtaattttggGAACTATATATTTTACACTTCCCTTTTACAGTTAGTGTATGTCATTGAAGTGTACAGCATTAATATATAACAAATCTGTTGTATCTGCAAGTTTACTTTAAACTCACaattaccatttatttatttatttattaaataaatcgaGTACACTGTAGAAATGTCCAAGTTGCTTCACCTTGCACACCAGCTGACTTGTCACAAAAGGAAATTGTACTTTGTACTAAAGAGGACATTAGTGGCTGTGTAATCTATTTTAACGTGTGCCATGTTTAGATCCACACAGCCCCAAATCTATGAAATATCTCCACAAGGGGTGTCAAGGATCTACATGATGAGACTCTGTCCCCTCAGGGTGCACAGTATGCAATGACAGTAGCTCCGGCGCCTAATATAGCGCTTATATCTGCTTCAAGCTAGCACAATGCTAGTCACTCCATGGGAGTCGGCTTTAATTTAACCCTGTATGCACTGAAAggacaaatacacacactacCAGCATCTGTCTCTGTGTCTATGGACATCCAATGAGCCTGTCACCTAGCAACAGAGGCTTTTGAAAAAACACAGCTGTTGCTATGGCTCATCACAGCGGACTGCTGTAGACTGCGGCTTATtggtcaaatacacacacatgtgcacTTTCATGAGGAGACACGGTTTAATATCATCCGCTGACCTTACAGGTGTTTAATTAACACTCTCAAAGTTTATGATTGCGTAGACACAGATGGAGGCCTTTGAAAACAGCCGTCTGACAACaggcaataaatacaaaatgcattcatttttttacgTTATAATTTCTTCTCATGCAGATGATCTAGTGTACTTCCAGCGGCCCATAAGTGTGTTTTCCTCTGTGTATTAGTGCAAAAGCCCTGGATCATGTTGCGGATAAATTGAATTAATGTGAGCATGATTAGGGAGGCGCGCCTCGAGCCCATCTGAACCCGCAGGATTTACCAGCAGCGAGGGAGAGTGTATACACAACACACAGCGGTCGAGGGATTTCCAGGTGAACAAAGCTGCGGTGGGATTAAATGCACTGCATTACACCGCAGCTAAACATCACAGTATCAGACTTTAAATGCTGTTACAGCCCTTGCAGAAAAGTACcataataaaaaatagcatatcAGTACACTTACAATTTTAATATAGTATAAATTacctgaataaaataaatgatttgattTTTATATACTGTTATTGTATGTATTTTCCTCCAATTGTAATTCCACCActtcccaaagatgctctattgggttgagctctggtgactgtggagggcgtttgagtaaagtgaactcattttcatgttcaagaaaccagtctgagatgatttgagctttgtgacatggtgcattatcctgcgggaagtagccatcagaggatggatACACTGTAGTTATAAagtgatggacatggtcagaaacaatgctcagggaatttaaacgatgctcaattGGCACTAAatggcccaaagtgtgccaagaaaatatcccacacaccattacaccaccaccagcctgaaccattgagacaaaacaggatggatccatgctttcatgttctttatgccaaattctgacccattttcatccacacaactgccactcactggatatttccTCTTTTTCAGACCaatctctgtaaaccctagagatggttgtgcgtggaaatcccagtagatcagcagtttttgaaacacTCAGGCCAGCCCGTccggcaccaacaaccattccacgttcaaagtcacttaaatcccctttcttctccattctgatgctcggtttgaacttcagcaagtcgtcttcaccacattagcaatttgtgttaccaagcaattgaacaatTGTacctaatacaaatatatatatttttatattatacaataattatataataaaaattaatgcaAATATGAATTCTATCTCTTGGTCTAATCTATCTATAGGGCAATCACTGGGAGACATAAATAGCAACAGGTGCCAAGGTTTAGGTCTCACTTGATGACAGAAATAACTCTACAGTGGCTTCAGGGGGCGGAGTCTGTTTGGCCTTTTTCTGTCAATCAGAGGTGTGATTCTAAACTTCCAAAATTAGCAATTAATTGCTAACAATGTCTACATAAATTAAAATCAACACAagcattaaattgaaataaatactaCCATGATCAAAACTCAAATTTGAcaatgtgattttttaaaaaaagtaacattttgtagTAGAACAGTATCCAAGAAGTTAGTGTGTGCTGTTTTTAGCTTGTTACTTCAAAGCTTTTAATAGCTTGACACAAAATGGCAGTGCCTTGTGTGACACATTTTTGAATCCGAGAACCAGGATCGTATCCGGCTGGTAATTCAACATAGGAGTCATCAGAGCTAGGACGCAGTAAGAACATTTAACCGAGGGAGTAAAAGGGTTTGAAAGCATGTCTCATTCCATCGCAGTAGCCATTTTATGGAATAAGCATTTGGTTGCCTGTCCCACCATTTCTAGCAGAAGGAAGTCCCTAAAGAGCAGGAGGCACTATGCCTGCTGTAATACATTGCTGAAAGGTGAGGAGAGCCCTGACTCACACCGGGTGCCCATATCAAATATGTAGTCAATATGGATGACTTCTTACCTTACTCATGGTTtactcctaaaaataaaggttctttattggcattgatggttagAGACATTTAGAGACATTGTTCCAATCAGGTTTGTACTTTTAAATCAGTTATTTCAGCAATCTAACAGCATGcttgcaaaatgtatttaaatagcaACCTAATATGCAAGGTAAGGAAACTCGTCACCTAGAAGACATTTTGATAAACAGGAGGAAGGTGAGGAAGGCAAACAGATGCGAGGTCATAAGGTTGTAAAACCTTTGGCCTACTACAAAGCAACTGGATTCAGattgttttcaaataaagccattgGCCAAATTCTCAGTAAGAACCTACACCAAAATCATGATGCTTGTTAGTGGACTTACACAGTGAAAAATAGTATCACACCATGGGTAATGACAAATTATGCTTTCTTTTTCCACTTATTTATATGGCAAAGAGCTCTCGTATTCTCGAACCTATTGGAATGAAATTATAGatacccaaaaaaagaaaaacctttattCATAGTAAGTGTGAAGATGGTCAGGTCTCATGCAAAACTCTTAAAGTCTCAAATGTTATCTGCCCTTAAACAGATTGAAAATGCATTTTCACCAAAAACAAATGAACGGAATTTAGAAGCACTTGCACTAACTTTTTATCCATTTGAGGCAACTAGGGTTTGGATTCTCTAGCAGTTCACACACCAGTACTGCCAGTCTGGCATAGATGGCCAGGGCTCCTCCTGCTGAGATAATGCTTGTCCTTATATGGCCAGTGGCTGGGAATAAATAAATCACGATTGTGTCAGGGTGACAGCAGCTGCACGCTGGATCCAAAGACAAGCGCAGCCAGGAGGGGAGGGGAGAGAGGAAGAGGACGATGGGGGAATCTATAGTAGATGGTGTCCGGTTACAGTACTTCCAATCTTAGACACCTGACGGCAGCCTGGGCCCACTAAGGCCCACAACGGCCCGAGAAGAGCCCAAGGACGGAACAAGGGTAAAGACGGCTGCCTGAGAACCTCAGAACTCACATCCAGTGCTGGAGTAGCTGGACTCTTACAGcggacactcttaaaaataaaggttcctaaATGGAACTTTCACTGCAATGTCATTttaggttccccaaagaaccctTTGGTGAAAAAGTCTTAAAAGAACTCATTTAagaaaatttaaatgatttgaagaaactttttttcactataaagaaccttctgTGAAAtagaaaggttccatggatggaATAACTGATGCCAATTaaggacctttatttttaagagcatgGGTTTAAAAGGCAAGACcttatttgattaatttagttTGGATTTGGATTTAGTTGTCTCATATCAGCAAATTAATAAATCCAGAGTTGTGAATACAAGCACCTAAAACGTCATATAAATACCAACTGAACCCCCAGTCAAACAGTGGGATACGGGACGCATCGGGATTCAAGAAAAGTTGGAAACAGGAATGAAGCGAGTGGTCAAGAGTCCCAAGGCTCTAGCTCTTTCCATAAGCTGGTGTCATGCCTCACGACAGCTGACGCACAATGCATGGGCTGAAACATCTACCGAACTAAAATAACCCCCGTCGTTTGTCAGACTGAGACACAGAACTTCCAGGCCTTCCACAAGCTTAAACTGGAatatatatcataaaatgttaattataaagGATTTGTTTAGCAGTCAGACAACTTTTTGTTAAACTGCACATGCCGAGTCCTAAGATAACTCATCCTTGTCACGAGTTATTATTGAACACTGTGGGTTTAAATAGCTCAGCGTAAGGTGACGTGGCCTATCTCTTGCTGGTGACCGTCACAGTTACAATGCACCATTTTCATTAACGCTGACATGCATAACTCATCCAAAAGGCCTATAGATCCTACAAACCATGTCAATATGACAAACATAATGCACAACATGAACATCATTTTCGTCCACTGATTCTGAATGCCTATGAATCCAAGTGTTTTCCTATTGTGCACAgagtttaaacatttcaaaccACTGGGACTGTTTTACAGACAACTTCACAAAGTAAACCTCATCTCAGGTCTGTATTATTGAACTAATCCAAACAGTAAAATGCTCCTACCTGCTGTGGCCAGTGCCAGCAGGGGCACAAAGACGCAGAGCGAGACTAACACCTTCATGATGGCTGCCAGGAGACCTCTGCTAGCCTCTCTGGCTATATATACTGGACTGAGAAGGTCAGAGGGCGCCAGCAAGAGGGTGGTCTTACAGACGGGACTACATGGAGGGGGCTGGTGTTGTAGCTGTCAGAAAAGGGTGACCCGAGCAGCTGACTGTCTCTTTTAGCAGAGCCATCATGGCAGTGACGTCAAATCAAGGGTGTGAAGCCATCTCGAGCACAGGAGCGCTTTGGTACTTCAGCTGGTGTTGATTCTGGCATCAGTGAAGGAATGTTGTACAAGAGGTATGACAAGACAACACTATCTGTGACATGGCATTCCACTTAATGAATTTGATCAAAAAAgcaattaatgaaaaatgtaccTGATAGTTTCAAATAGCATGTTTGGTCATTATAAACTTGGCTTATTGAATGAACTTTAACCTGCTCACAGGGTTGCGTAAGTGCTGTTGATCACCAGCAGTCGTGCTGGGTAGGATTACAGGAGTTGACCGCCGGCAATAAGGTGTAAAAGTCAGCATCATCATTTCCTCAGAGAGGAGATTAACACATTATCATTACACAACAGACGCCGACTCCAGAACTGCACAGGCAAATTAACTCTCTTCATTAATCTGTGAACGCACTGTAAAGTGTACATCCACGAGTCATTTGTAAAAGACAAACGTGAAACAAACAGCAGGAGGTTGTTTCTGTTGTTTATGGGGTTTCTGATGTTCTGGGATTCAAAAGAATTATGCAAATCTATTATAAATTAAGcagtttaataacaataataatcatttacAACCAATGAACTGAATGACTCCTACATCCTATGATTCCCCGGACATGCTCATTGTGAACTTAGGTCAGAAACTTATTTTACGCAAGTACGCGAAAGCAGCAGCCTAGTGAGTGCTTGGCCAGTGGGTATACCTGCATTCGGTTAGTAGTTTTAAGCACTGCAACATTTTCCCAATACAGTTCGCTTTGTATTTTGCAATCAAAAGTACTGAAATGGTAAATGCTGTTGTGGTTACCTTCCTTGGGATTAAGGTACAACAAATTGTATCATCATTAATGAAAACCAAAATGATAGGTCAATGAAAGAATTTTGTATCCTCATAATTCAAACAATCAACAAACTAAACCACATTTTAGGActtcaaaatgattaaaataatttgacaaaTTAATTTTAGCTTTAGATACATGGGAGATCATAAAACTTAAATTCTTTATAACCCACAGAACATGAATATACTAAGAACACAATTACACTCCGGGAAAATAAATAAACGCCATTAATCCAATTTGAAATTATACtatttttgaacaaaaatactaaagatatataaacttaaaaaaaaataaaaaaaataaaaaaaaagaaaaccttgacatcaacaaatattaaattcaatAGTGGTATAAACTAATGATATAATGCACTATTTTTGATTTTCaagaataaacaaaaattatatcagtgagagaaaaaaaaaacttgaataaaataacttttcatgAGCTTCTAATTTGGTGCCAAATAATGATGCACATGCTTATTTTTTAAGTTCAGGTTTTCTTTTGTAGCATTAAACCATTTACTTCAAATAACTCACTTTCCTGatgaaaaaaaagcttttcagcTCATCATTTAAATGTCATAATGgaggaaataataaaatgttggaGTACTCAAGGTGTTGCTCAATCAAGCTTCAGTAGTAACACCAAAAAAATCTGAGCATGTCTTACTAATTATTAGTAccaaaatgcaatttaaatgccAGAGCAACACATCTCtcttgtaattaaaaataaaaactgatttgttACTCGATATGTAACCTAGCAGAGCTTAAAGCTTTTTATAATGTTCATGGCTAACATGAGAAATAAAATCAATGCATATTGCACAATTCACATTGAAGAAATATGTACGCAATACACCGAGAAATTGTAAAAAACAAAGTACAAACTTTATTATTCTGTTTTTACAAAAGGCACGTGCCTCTTttccccattaaaaaaaaatacaatagcttCTCAACCAAATGGACTGAGTGTcccacataaaaaacaaaacaacaaaaatagaaacaaaaaaatcataaaagagaTGACAGACAGTAAAAGAGGGAGAGGGTGAGAGACAGGACGAGTCTGGAGACTGTGGAGACGGCCAGAGGACGTGTGGTGTGCCAGGACAAACGTTGAGGGCTAAACACAGCTGTGTGGTTCAAAGGTCACAGCGAGAAGAGCTTCGGTCGAGGACAACAGCTCTTTGAAAACAAGAGTCGCTCCTCGTTATACTACAGTAAGTGCTTCAGGTTCATAAAATCGTCCCCGTTTCCCTCGACAATCTCTGATATGTCCTCAAGATTTCTTACAGTGATTTCTGCGAgtagaaaatacacaaaaaacagACACCCTGTGGCTTCGGTAGAGGAAATGTTCAAACGAGGGAGAACGAAAGAGAAGACAAAACCGTTATTACGGACTTGAGTCTCGATGACCCATTATCCAGATAAAAACGCGCGAggacaaattaacaaaaaaagaaaatctgccaATATTAGACCAGTCCGTTCTTCTGGAAGCCCTGATTCCCTTCAGTCTTTGCCGCAATACGAATGACAAGGTCCAGCGTGCTGACAGCACCTGATAAATCCAGCAGCAAAAAGATTCCCTGTAATATTTCGTAAGGGAAGGGGGACATGCACACTTTCCAATCTTTGAGTCATAAGAAAAGACACCCCTCACCATCGTCTATGGCCAAATCTTGCCGACTTTAGCATTGACAAAcccaacacaaaacacaacagTAGACTGTTCTGGAATGTTTGTAAACGTGAACCGCGAGAAGAGATGAACATGGGGCGCCATGTCTTAACAACGCCCTCCGGCCTTGCTCTCTAGCACCACCTTCGGGGCTAGTTTAAGGCAGGCCTCTGTGTCTCACAGTGCACACTAAAGCTGTGTTAAGGCAAACCACTGGCCATTGCTCCGCACAGAATACACTCAAGTCTCTCAATCCCACCAGGGGCATGAGGAGCTCACATAAACGCTTGGCTTATCCCAAGAGTGTCCAAGCCTGGTCCCGAAGACCaacatcctgcagagtttagctctgacTTGTTCCATTCCATACCTGTAGTAATCCTTTATTCAGGTCTTTAATTGGGGTTGGAACCAAAGTCTGCAGGACCATAGCCTTCCATGAACCAGAGTGGACATCCTTGGCTTATCCGGAGAGCTCTCGCAGGAGTAGCACCACCTTGCATGTTATTATCTGGCGTGGCGTGTACGAACGTCCTTGTCGAACGCCGAGAGATACAGGGACATTAAAACATTCAAGCGAGTGGAGTGAACCAGCGAGTGCATAGAGCTAGAGCACATGATTTCGGGCTagtcactcttcagtgtcaccGTAAACGTCATTACAGAGCGTCGGACACGACAAACGGACAGGACAATACTTCCGGGAGAAGACCAAACGGGCAACGAAGTCGCTCTAAAAAGGGGGTGAGAACCAAAAGAGCTGCATAGGCTAAAAACGGGCCACGACAACCCTGGTAGTGCTATTTCCAcactttctccaaaaaaaaaagtttacattagCAAGTGTGTTAAAAGCAACACACTAACTTCCTTGCAGGTACGAGCTACCTGACGGTTAGCTTATTCCATTTGACATACAAACGACAAATTCGGCCAGAATTTCGAAATCATCTGTGAGGACAGGACCAAGGGCGTTTGACGAGACGGAGAGAGTGCTTCACCCTGCACCAACATGCATACTGGGAACCCAGCCCAGTAAAGGTGAGCGACATTAAGTGCACAAAGCCTCCCTCTTTGCACAATAACGGtgttatttacaaaaaaagtgcGCGACACGAAGCCCCTCTAAGCAGTCGCGGTCGTTGTCGACAATCAAAAGATGCCCGCCGGCGAATGGAAAACTAGGGGTGAGTctgcgccaaaaaaaaaaaacaacaacaaaagaaaggtAACATTTCCTCTAATGTTTCGGAAGCCATAGTGTGGAACAGGTTTCTGAAGTCTCATTGGCTCACAGTGATGCTTCAAGCCTCCCCAGAACAGAAAGAGGAATATGATGCAACCAGAGGGTGAGGCAAAAGGTTAATTTTACGAGATGTGATGTGGGAATGGGATTCCTCCGATCAGAGCACTCTACTGCCCTCTTATGGGCAGGATGTAGAGCAGGAAGTGATAAAGCAAGAGGCCCGGAAGACCTGTGGGGGATTCTGACTGAGATTTTGTGATTTCCTCACAAAATCGCTTACATGGGAGCGTACGTTGGTGAAACAGAAGCCAGTTCAGCGGAGTATGAGTAACAGCTGTAGCATATGAACGTATCAACAAGTTACCAGAGTGCTATGGGGTTATAGTGTACTGTGCGAGTATACATAAGCGTGCTCGGTCTGTTTGCAGcacatctgcttttttttttttttttttttatccccccCTTCAAGAAACCTTCAAGTCATTGAGTCTGTGAGTCCCTTATGCGAGTGCGAAGAAGACAGCGACAAAAAGAGAGGAGATAGAAAGAATGaatatttctgctggaggcccTTCCCCACAGACCCCTAGACCCCTCGCCCTCTCTCCGCGCCCCCCGTTACATGTGGTGGGCCGATATGGGGGTGGGGGGTGACCGGGGCAGTTAACAGTCCTCAGATCCTTCGTTGTCAGAGGCGGTGTCGGAGTCGCCGGTGTCTGTGAGGACACGGCCCGGGGTGACGATGACCGCCCGACGCTTCTCCTCCTCGGGCACGACCATCCTGTCCTGCGTGCCTtcgatgtgctggatggcctgcAGGAAAAACGGAAGAAAATGTAAGATGACTTGTTTAATATCCAAATTCTATACTTCATTTTCTCTTGTTCTGCACTACATTGGGTCAGAGTGGTCTACAGGTCTCCCAACAAAAGACAAGTTGAGGTGTGGAGCTGCATAGGGTGTAATAGTGCTGCAGGGACCACATAACTGTTGCATGCCAGGAAAGGAAATGAGCATTTTAGCACATCCGGTTCCATCATCGAGTTTTTTGGGTTAAATGCATAGAATAGGGTCTGTGGTTCACATGAGCTTGAGATATTTTCATGAGCTGGGCAGAAATGTGTTGTACCTGCACGATGGTGTCCAAGTTCTGTCGAGATGTGGATGCGGTGTTGATCACGGAGGCGGGGCCCATGGTCACCACGGTGACGTGATGCGGAGCGGGCGGAGGCGCAGGGGCGGGAACGATTACTGTGGCGTGATGTGTGGGAGCAGGCGGCGTGGCAGGAGAAAACACCTGAGGAACACCGCAGGACAGAGGGTTACAATACATTACAAACTATTCCATCGAGACAGTCAACCAGAAACCAGAACTGACACTTTATGTATATGCTCTTATTGTGCATGCTTCATCAGTGCACATTACTcgaaagaaaaaaagttacactaccgttcaaaagtttggggtatttTGATGCAATTCAAAAGAACTCTCTCAACTATGTTTtcaataagaaaatattttaaaaagtaatttattcctgtgaattttcagtataatttctccagtcttcagtgtcacatgatccttcaggaatcattctaatatgctgatgattTCGTgcctataaaatatttattattagcataaatgtaaaaaaaaaaaaaagggtgggatgcttaatatttttgtggaaaccactatgcatttttttcaggattctttaatgaatagaaagttcaaaagaactgcttttatttgaaatattgatGCATTTTGCatactgtctcttttgatcaatttaatacatgcttgctgaataaaagttaatatttttagttttttaaaaaccTGCCCTACATTATTATCTGAATACTGTCACTCAGAAATCTGTCAGTTAAAAGGTTCGTTCATGTCATTTGAGGTCATCTTTAACTCTACTCATGCCCTCTAGTGGATCAACACATCAGATCGGAGTATTTCAGTCGAGGTTAGTCTCTCGGTGAGAGCGAGAGTCTGTCTGACCTGCGGGCTGCGATCAGGTGAGCTGCTctcttgctgctgctgctgctgaagatGAAGCAGGGTTTGTGTCTGCACGTGCTGCTCCTGGAGCTGCTGAGCGATCACCTTGAGCTTCTCTGGGTACAGATGTGCATCCAGTGAGCGGAtctgacagacacagagagacccTCGGTCAGCACACACACGCAGAAGAGCAGGGTTTCCTCTTTCGGTTTGCCGGAGGAAGTTTCTCTAGCATGTTTCATGGATAGCAGCAGAGATCGGGGTTTCATTTGCTCTTCAAGTGTGATGTTCAGAAACTATTCGAGCTCTCTGGGGAGCTGCGCACCTTctgtgatattttattaaatatccaAAGACTAAAGGCAGCTTATTTTAGAGAGAAGTGatgcaccaaaataaaagatcatttACAGATTTCACATACAGACAGCCGAGCAAAACTGGGCCACAGATCAAGATCAGTTTTTGTTGAGATTTACAAAATTTgccaaataacaaaaatgaatcaTGAGGGAGAACTCGCTGTAATGAGGTACAAATTAGGCTAAAAACGGTGTTTACGAACGacaatatattaatttagcaCAACAAAACCAAATTTTTTTTGAGCATATCCTTTACAAAACACAATAATACTTATAAAAACCtgtttataaataatgtttatttaattataatgctttcTCCTTCTATATACATGTACaacattttatgcatttcttaaaaaaaaaaactaaatcccattaattataattacagttaattgtgaatatttattatatttgcatatgtaaaattgtgtgtctgtgtgagtatgtgtgtgtgtgtgtatatatatatatattattatttaatatatggcTGATATTGATTTTTTATCTCTATTATGATGCCAATATAATCTTATTAAACCGAGATACACATCTACTCATTAAtcaacaaaaacaactaaaattgGCTGATACTGACtgctgatcattttttttttcataaactatTTGGTACTTTTGTCACCcaacagagaaaaataaataaatacagattaattaattaattgtcatATCCCAAATACACACTTGTGTTGATAACGAAGCGCTAACACGGGTCAGAAACGCACCTGTTCCTCCAGCATCATGCGAACGGAGCGCTCTTTATCCAGCTGCTGTCGGAGTTCGATCATCTCTCGCCGAAGATCCTCCACCTTCTCGTCCTCCAGGATGTCTGGAGATCCAATCCCTTCGTCCTTCTCCTCGGCGCGCCTCCTCTTCGGGGACGAGCCGCTGAACTCCTTCTGAAGGGGGGCAGAGGGAAACATGAGACCACAGGAAACAAACCCAGGGCAGATACAGGATACGCAGTCAAACAGATGGGTATCAAGATCTCAGATGTTCTCATAACAGCCATCCGTTATATCTCTGTGAGGAGCCTGACCTGTATGTAGCGTTTGAGTTGGGTGTTTTGTTGGAGCAGCCGCGTCTTCTCCTGCTCCAGAGAAAAGATGTAGTCAGCCGTCTGCTGCAAGATGgcagcctgagagagagagagagagagagagagagagagagagagagagagagagagagagagagacatgttaCACCCATCTGAATGACAACCTGAACACCGTGTGATAGATGCCTAATCCggtcaaataaatgctttctactcgtttccacaac
This region includes:
- the LOC127955463 gene encoding transcription factor AP-4 isoform X3; amino-acid sequence: MEYFMVPAQKVPSLQHFRKTEKEVIGGLCSLANIPLTPETARDQERRIRREIANSNERRRMQSINAGFQSLKTLIPHSDGEKLSKAAILQQTADYIFSLEQEKTRLLQQNTQLKRYIQKEFSGSSPKRRRAEEKDEGIGSPDILEDEKVEDLRREMIELRQQLDKERSVRMMLEEQVFSPATPPAPTHHATVIVPAPAPPPAPHHVTVVTMGPASVINTASTSRQNLDTIVQAIQHIEGTQDRMVVPEEEKRRAVIVTPGRVLTDTGDSDTASDNEGSEDC
- the LOC127955463 gene encoding transcription factor AP-4 isoform X2; translated protein: MEDPWLVSLANIPLTPETARDQERRIRREIANSNERRRMQSINAGFQSLKTLIPHSDGEKLSKAAILQQTADYIFSLEQEKTRLLQQNTQLKRYIQKEFSGSSPKRRRAEEKDEGIGSPDILEDEKVEDLRREMIELRQQLDKERSVRMMLEEQIRSLDAHLYPEKLKVIAQQLQEQHVQTQTLLHLQQQQQQESSSPDRSPQVFSPATPPAPTHHATVIVPAPAPPPAPHHVTVVTMGPASVINTASTSRQNLDTIVQAIQHIEGTQDRMVVPEEEKRRAVIVTPGRVLTDTGDSDTASDNEGSEDC
- the LOC127955463 gene encoding transcription factor AP-4 isoform X1 encodes the protein MEYFMVPAQKVPSLQHFRKTEKEVIGGLCSLANIPLTPETARDQERRIRREIANSNERRRMQSINAGFQSLKTLIPHSDGEKLSKAAILQQTADYIFSLEQEKTRLLQQNTQLKRYIQKEFSGSSPKRRRAEEKDEGIGSPDILEDEKVEDLRREMIELRQQLDKERSVRMMLEEQIRSLDAHLYPEKLKVIAQQLQEQHVQTQTLLHLQQQQQQESSSPDRSPQVFSPATPPAPTHHATVIVPAPAPPPAPHHVTVVTMGPASVINTASTSRQNLDTIVQAIQHIEGTQDRMVVPEEEKRRAVIVTPGRVLTDTGDSDTASDNEGSEDC